From the genome of Amia ocellicauda isolate fAmiCal2 chromosome 14, fAmiCal2.hap1, whole genome shotgun sequence, one region includes:
- the LOC136768136 gene encoding ovarian cancer G-protein coupled receptor 1-like, with protein sequence MFTVVLHYVLLVVGLPSNCLAIYGLCRLVKIDYVMPVFAINLLIADLIQVTMTPILIGKYTSKPVCSWDAVHLVDGAIFNVCVCASIGFLVCIALERYVIVAHPLWYRSRRSLRHTRLVSLATWVVSILIVCIKSSLENLKPAAGQVFHVVYLLTLFPVPLVLLVFAYVATWRALLRLSVLPAAEKKRIRHMLALVLFIFAGIFGPHFLLYLVIDTFKFMKGKIPQGLLDCQEIALNIRCLNPLLDPFLYMFLRNDVRGALDSVPCCRRMTKVRGCCKRASAAQGDMGIETVQTQPYTEQTL encoded by the coding sequence ATGTTCACAGTGGTGCTTCACTATGTTCTGCTGGTGGTCGGGCTGCCCTCCAACTGCCTGGCCATTTACGGCCTCTGCCGGCTTGTCAAGATAGACTATGTGATGCCCGTCTTTGCCATCAATCTCCTCATCGCTGACCTCATTCAGGTCACCATGACACCCATCTTAATTGGGAAGTACACCAGTAAACCGGTGTGCAGCTGGGATGCTGTGCACCTAGTTGATGGGGCCATCTTCAACGTCTGCGTGTGCGCCAGCATTGGTTTCCTTGTGTGCATCGCACTAGAGAGGTATGTGATCGTGGCCCACCCTCTGTGGTACCGCAGTCGCCGCAGCCTCAGGCACACTCGACTCGTGTCCCTGGCCACTTGGGTGGTGTCCATCCTCATCGTTTGCATCAAAAGCTCCCTGGAGAACCTGAAGCCAGCCGCAGGGCAGGTGTTCCACGTGGTTTACCTGCTGACCCTATTCCCCGTCCCACTGGTTCTCCTCGTTTTCGCCTATGTGGCCACCTGGAGAGCCCTGCTTAGGCTCAGCGTGCTGCCAGCTGCAGAGAAGAAGAGGATCCGGCACATGCTGGCCCTTGTCCTCTTCATCTTTGCTGGAATCTTCGGGCCGCACTTCTTGCTTTATCTCGTCATTGACACCTTCAAGTTCATGAAGGGAAAAATTCCTCAGGGGCTACTGGATTGCCAAGAAATCGCCTTAAACATCCGGTGCCTCAACCCCCTCCTGGACCCCTTCCTGTACATGTTTCTCAGAAATGATGTCAGAGGCGCTCTGGATTCTGTGCCCTGCTGCAGGAGGATGACCAAGGTGAGGGGTTGCTGCAAGAGAGCCAGCGCAGCTCAGGGAGACATGGGCATAGAGACAGTCCAGACTCAGCCTTACACTGAGCAGACCCTCTGA
- the LOC136768137 gene encoding ovarian cancer G-protein coupled receptor 1-like gives MRNISDCDHLFPLGALSMFTVVLHYILLVVGLPSNCLAIYGLFQLVKADYVMPVYAINLLIADLIQVTMTPILIGRYTSKQICTWDAVHLVDGAIFNICVCASIGFLVCIALERYLIVAHPLWYRCRRSLRHTRLVSLATWVVSILVVSIKSSLENMKPAAGQVFHVVYLLTLFPVPLVLLVFSYVGSGRALCGPSALTATEKRRIRHTLALVLFIFAGIFGPHFLLYLVIDTFKFMEENIPQGLLDCQEIALNIRCLNPLLDPFLYMFLRYDFRSARDFVPCCWSFVRVRGCCRRASAAQGDTGIETVQSPD, from the coding sequence ATGAGAAACATATCAGACTGTGACCACCTCTTTCCCCTGGGTGCTCTCTCCATGTTCACAGTGGTGCTTCACTACATCTTGCTGGTGGTCGGGCTACCCTCCAACTGCCTGGCCATTTATGGCCTCTTCCAACTTGTCAAGGCAGACTATGTGATGCCCGTCTATGCCATCAACCTCCTCATTGCTGACCTCATCCAAGTCACTATGACACCCATCTTAATCGGGAGGTACACCAGCAAACAAATTTGCACCTGGGATGCTGTGCACCTAGTTGATGGGGCCATCTTCAACATCTGCGTGTGCGCCAGCATTGGGTTCCTTGTGTGCATTGCACTAGAGAGGTATTTGATTGTGGCCCACCCTCTGTGGTACCGCTGCCGCCGCAGCCTCAGGCACACCCGGCTCGTCTCCCTGGCCACCTGGGTGGTGTCCATCCTCGTTGTCTCCATCAAGAGCTCCCTGGAGAACATGAAACCAGCCGCGGGGCAGGTGTTCCACGTGGTTTACCTGCTGACCCTCTTCCCTGTCCCATTGGTCCTACTTGTCTTCTCCTACGTGGGCAGCGGGAGAGCCCTGTGTGGACCCAGTGCGCTGACGGCCACAGAGAAACGGAGGATCCGGCACACGCTGGCCCTCGTCCTCTTCATTTTTGCTGGAATCTTTGGGCCGCACTTCTTGCTTTATCTTGTCATTGACACCTTCAAGTTCATGGAGGAAAATATTCCTCAGGGGCTGCTGGATTGCCAAGAAATTGCCTTAAACATCCGCTGCCTCAACCCCCTCCTGGACCCCTTCCTGTACATGTTTCTCAGGTATGATTTCAGAAGTGCTCGGGATTTTGTGCCCTGCTGCTGGAGTTTCGTCAGGGTGAGGGGGTGCTGCAGGAGAGCCAGCGCAGCTCAGGGAGACACGGGCATAGAGACAGTCCAGAGTCCAGACTGA
- the LOC136768670 gene encoding kelch-like protein 33: MPQRLTKVRKDNERDVSLQDTIGLFQAKSVEGHVGQEPAEPGGNKAARHSPLVPLEHKCYADPDHCDAFFSALNSLRDEGLLLDCSLLLLGRPFGAHSLALASVSRVARGWLKSGQVTMGTHLPQPDVVGLDGKVTAVGLQAVLHFAYTGEARSGPEETGEVLEACGWLEVDRFTHCCMPVVVTDPLEVMKKAPSARCEREKNLRVIRELWEKGIGCDVKLQADGVSFQAHRVALAACGDFFRAMFLSGMKEAFQREVHMPTMPPTALSSLLGFIYSGSLLLSWDNVFEVTEAALRYQVLGALSLCQDFLVAEMDPDSCLDVLALAEAYGLGELAKKAEEFILSHFERVAARPKFLDLPAAQLAHLLAKDSLYVSSEVEVFRVVVAWLEEEWGARLPFLAELLKQVRFPLMAPRELQEVEVTAQILIQAPGCREILEGIRSARQPREISSCQPRTPNQVLVLVGGDHVKDDFSRRVPSAAVQFAHRFLAGMGLIRKVEWRALSHMPTPARFRHAMCVLNNQLYIFGGRKYYGQRDILKSVLRYDPAHDTWEELADMQQQRNNFAVVCLEGVMYAIGGNLDDTEYLDSVECYTHEDNTWRFTQPLPSALCGHAAAVYDGEIYISGGCDGQNHCLGSMWHYHPVLGCTPRAPMRGERAGHVMEVVCSHLYVAGGLYPLAGGFGDQLACESYDPASDSWGPVASLPMPHLSPASAVLNGHIYVLGGSSCQTCQDSHLVHCYDPQSDCWANVGMMQRAYADIAACVLLVPGHLRQ, translated from the exons ATGCCACAAAGGTTGACTAAGGTGAGAAAAGACAATGAGAGGGATGTGTCTTTGCAGGACACGATTGGCCTCTTCCAAGCCAAGAGCGTGGAGGGACATGTGGGGCAGGAGCCAGCAGAGCCGGGAGGAAACAAAGCTGCGAGGCACTCCCCCCTGGTCCCCCTGGAGCACAAGTGCTACGCTGATCCTGATCACTGTGATGCCTTCTTCTCGGCGCTCAACTCCCTGAGGGATGAAGGGCTGCTCCTGGACTGCAGCCTCTTACTCCTGGGCCGGCCTTTTGGGGCCCACTCTCTGGCCCTGGCCTCCGTGAGTCGGGTGGCACGTGGTTGGCTGAAATCGGGTCAGGTGACCATGGGCACCCACCTCCCGCAGCCGGATGTGGTCGGGCTAGATGGGAAGGTAACAGCAGTGGGGTTACAGGCTGTGCTGCACTTCGCCTACACCGGGGAGGCCAGGTCCGGGCCTgaggagacaggagaggtcctgGAGGCCTGTGGCTGGCTAGAAGTTGACCGTTTTACCCATTGCTGCATGCCTGTGGTGGTCACCGACCCCCTGGAGGTGATGAAGAAGGCTCCTTCGGCTcgttgtgagagagagaagaatcTTAGGGTGATCCGGGAGCTCTGGGAGAAAGGGATCGGCTGTGATGTTAAGCTGCAAGCGGATGGAGTCTCTTTCCAag CTCACCGCGTGGCCCTGGCAGCTTGTGGTGACTTCTTCCGTGCCATGTTCCTCAGTGGCATGAAGGAGGCCTTCCAGAGGGAGGTGCACATGCCCACCATGCCACCCACcgccctctcctccctcctggGTTTCATCTATTCTGGGTCCCTGCTCCTCAGCTGGGACAATGTGTTTGAGGTGACGGAAGCGGCACTCAGGTACCAGGTGCTGGGCGCCCTTTCCCTCTGTCAGGACTTCCTGGTGGCTGAGATGGACCCCGACAGCTGCCTGGACGTCCTGGCCCTGGCTGAGGCCTATGGGCTGGGGGAGCTGGCCAAGAAGGCGGAAGAGTTCATCCTTAGCCACTTTGAGAGAGTGGCTGCCAGGCCCAAGTTCCTGGACCTCCCTGCTGCCCAACTAGCTCATCTTCTAGCAAAGGACTCCCTGTATGTGAGCAGCGAG GTTGAAGTCTTCCGTGTGGTGGTGGCCTGGCTGGAAGAGGAGTGGGGTGCCCGGCTGCCATTCCTGGCGGAGCTGCTGAAACAAGTCCGCTTCCCCCTGATGGCACCCAGGGAACTGCAGGAGGTGGAAGTGACGGCCCAGATCCTGATCCAAGCCCCCGGCTGCAGGGAGATCCTGGAGGGGATCCGATCTGCACGCCAGCCCCGAGAGATCTCCTCTTGCCAACCACGGACGCCTAATCAGGTGCTGGTCCTGGTGGGCGGGGACCATGTGAAGGATGACTTCAGCCGGCGGGTGCCCAGCGCGGCTGTGCAGTTCGCCCACCGCTTCCTGGCTGGCATGGGGCTGATCCGCAAGGTGGAGTGGAGGGCGCTCTCTCACATGCCCACCCCAGCCCGCTTCCGCCATGCCATGTGTGTCCTCAACAACCAGCTGTACATCTTTGGAGGGCGGAAATACTATGGCCAGAGGGACATCCTCAAGTCTGTGCTGAG gTACGACCCAGCCCACGACACCTGGGAAGAGCTTGCGGACATGCAGCAGCAACGCAACAATTTTGCTGTGGTCTGCCTGGAGGGGGTGATGTATGCCATAGGGGGCAACCTGGATGACACCGAGTACCTGGACTCAGTGGAGTGCTACACCCATGAGGACAACACCTGGAG gttCACCCAACCTCTCCCCAGCGCTCTCTGTGGGCATGCAGCTGCCGTGTATGATGGAGAGATTTACATCTCGGGGGGATGTGATGGGCAGAACCATTGCCTCGGCTCCATGTGGCACTATCACCCGGTCCTGGGCTGCACCCCACGGGCACCCATGAGGGGGGAGAGGGCCGGGCACGTGATGGAGGTGGTGTGCAGCCATCTGTATGTGGCAGGGGGTCTGTACCCGTTGGCTGGGGGCTTCGGAGACCAGCTGGCCTGTGAGTCCTACGACCCTGCCTCTGACTCCTGGGGCCCGGTGGCCAGCCTGCCCATGCCCCACCTCTCCCCTGCCTCGGCGGTTCTGAATGGGCACATCTACGTGCTGGGCGGCTCCTCCTGCCAGACCTGCCAGGACAGCCACCTGGTGCACTGCTATGACCCGCAATCCGACTGCTGGGCCAATGTTGGCATGATGCAGCGTGCATACGCGGACATAGCTGCTTGCGTGCTGCTGGTCCCAGGACATCTGAGACAGTAA